The following are encoded together in the Acanthochromis polyacanthus isolate Apoly-LR-REF ecotype Palm Island chromosome 14, KAUST_Apoly_ChrSc, whole genome shotgun sequence genome:
- the LOC110966926 gene encoding eIF5-mimic protein 2-A-like — MSNQRQQKPTLTGQRFKTRKRDEKERFDPSQFQESIVQGLNQTGTDLEAVAKFLDASGAKLDYRRYAEILFDILVAGGMLAPGGTLSDDVTCTEFCLFKAQEDMETMQAYAQVFNKLIRRYKYLEKGFEEEIKKLLLFLKGFTESERNKLAMLTGILLANGNLSASILSSLFNENLVKEGVSACFAVKLFKSWLSEKDINSVAASLRKVGMDNRLMELFPANKRSCEHFSKYFTDAGLKELSDFARNQQSIGARKELQKELQDQMSRGDPLKDIIVYVREEIKKNNISEQTMIGLIWSSVMSSVEWNKKEELVTEQAIKHLKQYSPLLKAFTSQGLSELTLLLKIQEYCYDNIHFMKAFQKIVVLLYKADVLSEEAILKWYNEAHQAKGKSVFLEQMKKFVEWLKNAEEESESEEEEAD; from the exons ATGAGTAATCAAAGGCAGCAGAAGCCTACGCTAACAGGCCAGCGTTTCAAAACCCGGAAAAGAG ATGAAAAGGAGAGGTTTGACCCTTCCCAGTTTCAGGAAAGCATCGTACAAGGTCTGAACCAAACTGGCACTGATTTGGAAGCTGTCGCAAAGTTCCTTGATGCCTCTGGTGCCAAGCTCGACTACCGACGCTATGCTGAGATTCTGTTCGACATCCTGGTGGCTGGTGGAATGCTGG CCCCAGGGGGAACTTTGTCAGACGACGTGACCTGCACTGAGTTCTGTCTATTCAAAGCACAAGAGGACATGGAGACCATGCAGGCGTATGCCCAG GTCTTTAACAAGCTCATCAGGCGTTACAAATACTTGGAGAAAGGATTTGAGGAAGAAATCAAAAAG ctgctgctgtttctcaaGGGCTTCACAGAGTCTGAGCGCAACAAGCTGGCCATGCTAACAGGAATTCTGCTGGCCAATGGCAATCTCTCTGCATCCATTCTCAGCAGCCTCTTCAATGAGAACCTCGTCAAAGAAG GTGTTTCAGCATGCTTTGCTGTAAAACTCTTCAAATCCTGGCTTTCTGAAAAGGACATCAACTCAGTTGCTGCCAGTCTTCGAAAGGTTGGCATGGACAACAGGCTTATG GAACTGTTTCCTGCCAACAAGCGCAGTTGTGAGCACTTCTCAAAGTACTTCACAGATGCCGGGCTCAAGGAGCTTTCAGATTTTGCCAGAAACCAGCAATCCATAGGTGCTCGCAAGGAGCTGCAGAAAGAGCTTCAGGATCAAATGTCACGTGGAGACCCCCTCAAAGAT ATCATCGTCTACGTCCGAGAGGAAATCAAGAAGAACAACATATCCGAGCAGACGATGATTGGACTAATTTGGTCCAGTGTAATGAGCTCCGTGGAGTGGAACAAGAAGGAGGAGCTCGTCACAGAACAAGCCATTAAACACTTAAAG CAATACAGCCCACTGTTGAAGGCTTTTACCTCCCAGGGCCTCTCTGAACTTACCCTCCTGCTGAAGATCCAGGAGTACTGTTATGACAACATCCACTTCATGAAGGCGTTTCAGAAAATTGTTGTACTTCTCTACAAAG cGGATGTTTTGAGTGAGGAGGCAATTCTGAAGTGGTACAACGAAGCCCACCAAGCCAAAGGAAAGAGCGTTTTCCTTGAACAGATGAAAAAATTTGTCGAGTGGCTCAAGAACGCAGAGGAAG AGTCTGagtctgaggaagaggaggcagacTGA